The following coding sequences are from one Ovis canadensis isolate MfBH-ARS-UI-01 breed Bighorn chromosome 7, ARS-UI_OviCan_v2, whole genome shotgun sequence window:
- the RASL12 gene encoding ras-like protein family member 12, which produces MASVFGKPRAGGGPQSAPLEVNLAILGRRGAGKSALTVKFLTRRFISEYDPNLEDTYSSEETVDHQPVHLRVMDTADLDTPRNCERYLNWAHAFLVVYSVDSRQSFEGSSSYLELLALHAKETQRSFPALLLGNKLDMAQYRQVTQAEGAALAGRFGCLFFEVSACLDFEHVQHVFHEAVREARRELEKNSLARPLFISEERAVHHQAPLTARHGLASCTFNTLSTASLKEMPAVAQAKLVTVKSSRAQSKRKAPTLTLLKGFKIF; this is translated from the exons ATGGCCTCGGTGTTCGGGAAGCCCCGCGCGGGCGGCGGGCCGCAGAGCGCGCCCCTCGAGGTCAACTTGGCCATCCTGGGGCGCCGCGGGGCGGGCAAGTCCG CCCTGACCGTGAAGTTTCTGACCAGGAGGTTTATCAGCGAATATGACCCCAACTTGG AGGACACCTACAGCTCTGAGGAGACCGTGGACCACCAGCCTGTCCACCTGAGGGTCATGGACACTGCAGACCTG GACACCCCCAGGAACTGTGAGCGCTACCTGAACTGGGCCCACGCCTTCCTGGTGGTGTACAGCGTTGACAGCCGCCAGAGCTTCGAGGGCAGCAGCAGCTACCTGGAGCTGCTCGCTTTGCACGCAAAGGAGACGCAACGCAGCTTCCCGGCTCTGCTGTTGGGCAACAAGCTGGACATGGCCCAGTACAG GCAGGTCACCCAGGCAGAGGGCGCCGCCTTGGCGGGCAGGTTCGGGTGCCTGTTTTTCGAGGTCTCTGCCTGCCTGGACTTTGAGCATGTGCAGCACGTCTTCCATGAGGCAGTACGGGAGGCGCGGCGGGAGCTGGAGAAGAACTCCCTGGCCAGGCCTCTCTTCATCTCGGAGGAGCGAGCTGTGCATCACCAGGCCCCACTCACGGCCCGCCACGGGCTGGCCAGCTGCACCTTCAACACACTTTCTACCGCCAGCCTGAAGGAGATGCCTGCTGTGGCACAGGCCAAACTGGTCACTGTGAAGTCATCCCGGGCTCAGAGCAAGCGCAAGGCACCCACCCTGACGCTATTGAAGGGCTTCAAGATCTTCTGA
- the SLC51B gene encoding organic solute transporter subunit beta — MSYSEGLTGAPPITEVPLELLEEVLWLFRVEDATPWNISMFVLAALVVIISFILLGRNIQANRNQKKLPPEKQTPEVLNLAEGGNKDENNLTILTETLLSEKPTLAQGEMEAKYRDVPLVHLPDPQESEN; from the exons ATGAGCTACAGCGAGGGGCTAACCGGAGCCCCACCCATCACCGAGGTGCCTCTGGAGCTGCTGGAAGAAGTGCTTTGGCTTTTCCGAGTAGAGGATG CAACTCCTTGGAATATTTCCATGTTCGTCCTGGCGGCCTTGGTGGTCATAATAAGCTTCATCCTCTTGGGAAGGAACATCCAGGCAAACAG AAATCAAAAGAAGCTGCCACCGGAAAAACAAACTCCAGAAGTCCTGAACTTGGCTGAGGGCGGAAACAAAGATGAGAACAACCTGACCATCCTAACAGAGACTCTGCTCTCTGAAAAGCCAACTTTGGCCCAGGGAGAAATGGAGGCAAAATACAGGGATGTGCCGCTGGTCCATCTTCCAGACCCACAAGAATCTGAAAACTAG